The sequence AACGCGTTGTCGAAGACGGCGTTGTCGGGGACCTCGTGCCACTGGGCGCGGAACGGCTCGGCTGCCGGAAGGTCGGGGTTCCAGACCGGCTTGAGGGTGTGGGCGCGGTGCTGGACGCGGCAGTGGCGGAGCCCCGCGACGGCCGACCCTTCGGTGCCGTCGACCTGGAACTCGACCAGCTCGTCACGGTGTACCCGGACCGCCCAGGAGGAGTTGATCTGGGCGACGATGCCACCGGACAGTTCGAAGATGCCGTAGGCGGCGTCGTCGGCGGTGGCCTCGTACGGGGTGCCCGATTCGTCCCAGCGGCGCGGGAGGTGGGTGGCCAGCTGCGCCTGCACGGTTCTGACCGGCCCGAACAGCTCACGCAGGACGTACTCCCAGTGCGGGAACATATCGGCCGCGATCCCGCCGCCGTCCTCGGCGCGGTAGTTCCAGGAGGGGCGCTGCGCCTGCTGCCAGTCGCCTTCGAAGACCCAGTAGCCGAACTCGCCCCGCACGGACAGGATGCGGCCGAAGAAGCCGCCCTCGACGAGGCGGCGGAGCTTGCGCAGGCCGGGCAGGAAGAGCTTGTCCTGGACGACGCCGTTCTTGACGCCCGCCTCCTGCGCAAGCCGGGCGAGTTCCAGCGCGCCCGCATGGCTGCTCGCGGTGGGCTTTTCGACGTAGAGGTGTTTTCCGGCGGCGATCGCCTTCTTCACGGCCTCCTCGCGGGCGGCGGTGATCTGGGCGTCGAAGTAGATGCCGATGGAGTCGTCGCCCAGTACGGCGTCGAGGTCGCAGCTCCAGTGCTCCAGACCGTGCCGCTCGGCCAGGGCCCGCAGCTTGGGCGCGCTGCGGCCGACAAGTACCGGTTCGGGCCAGATCACCGTGCCGTCGGCCAGTTCAAGGCCGCCCTGTTCCCGCAGGGCGAGGAGGGAGCGCACCAGGTGCTGGCGCTGACCCATGCGCCCGGTCACGCCGTTCATGGCGATGCGTACGGTCGTGCGAGTCACGGCCCGGCCCCTCTCGCGTACAGCAGGTGGCAGTCCCGCTCCAGTAAGCGCCTTCCCGGACGGCGAGCGCCAGACCGCGTGGCAGGACACGAACAAAGACGCGGGCGCCTGCGCAGAAGGCGGAGGAGGCGGGGGAGGCACGAAGGCGTGGGCGAAGCGGCGAAGCGGCGAAGCGGCGAACGAATGACACGAAAGAGGGATGTGCGGAGCGGCCCCGGCGGCTTACTCTTGACTCAGTCAAAGGTGAGGGGGCCGCACATGATCGCCAGGACGCCATCCGATGCACCATCCGACACGCCAACCGACGCACCGCCCGACGCACCGTGCGGGGCACGGCCCGATGCCGCGGCCGACGTCCGCGAGCTGCGCAGATTCAACCGCTTCTATACGAATCTGATCGGTGCGCTCGACTACGGGCGGCATCTGTACACCCCGTTCACTCTCACCGAGGCGCGGGTGCTCTACGAGGTCGCCAACCATCCGCGGGTGGACGCCGCGGATCTGCGCGCCTCGCTGTCGCTGGACGCCGGCTATCTCAGCCGG is a genomic window of Streptomyces sp. Edi2 containing:
- a CDS encoding Gfo/Idh/MocA family oxidoreductase: MTRTTVRIAMNGVTGRMGQRQHLVRSLLALREQGGLELADGTVIWPEPVLVGRSAPKLRALAERHGLEHWSCDLDAVLGDDSIGIYFDAQITAAREEAVKKAIAAGKHLYVEKPTASSHAGALELARLAQEAGVKNGVVQDKLFLPGLRKLRRLVEGGFFGRILSVRGEFGYWVFEGDWQQAQRPSWNYRAEDGGGIAADMFPHWEYVLRELFGPVRTVQAQLATHLPRRWDESGTPYEATADDAAYGIFELSGGIVAQINSSWAVRVHRDELVEFQVDGTEGSAVAGLRHCRVQHRAHTLKPVWNPDLPAAEPFRAQWHEVPDNAVFDNAFKAQWELFLRHVVRDGPWRWDLAAGARGVQLAELALRSSAEGRRLDVPEPGR